Proteins from one Candidatus Zixiibacteriota bacterium genomic window:
- the rpsS gene encoding 30S ribosomal protein S19 translates to MARSLKKGPYLDDSLVKRIDALNATGEKRVIKTWARRSTISPEFVGHTIAIHTGNKFIPVYITENMVGHKLGEFAPTRTFRGHAGKLAERTSALKGLK, encoded by the coding sequence ATGGCAAGGTCGTTGAAAAAAGGACCATACCTCGATGATAGTTTGGTGAAGAGAATTGATGCCCTGAACGCGACCGGTGAGAAGCGTGTCATCAAGACATGGGCGAGACGGTCGACGATTTCGCCTGAGTTTGTCGGGCACACTATCGCCATCCATACGGGCAATAAGTTCATTCCGGTATACATCACTGAGAACATGGTCGGACACAAGCTCGGAGAATTTGCCCCGACGCGTACTTTTAGAGGGCATGCTGGCAAGCTGGCGGA
- the rplB gene encoding 50S ribosomal protein L2: protein MGIKKFKPTTPSNRYRTVSTFEEITKDTPERSLVQILKKSGGRNNKGRVTAFQRGGGHKRFYRIIDFKRDKYDIPARVAAIEYDPNRTCRIALLHYADGEKRYILAPLGLNVDDEISSGENVEIKTGNATRLSRMPLGTTVHNVELFPGRGGKIARSAGCLVQLAAKEGNHAHIKLPSGEVRLVRLDCFATIGQVGNVDHESIVWGKAGRSRWAGRRPSVRGVAMNPVDHPMGGGEGRSSGGRHPCTPWGKPTKGYKTRRRKASDKLIVKRRK from the coding sequence ATGGGCATTAAAAAGTTCAAACCGACAACTCCCTCAAACAGGTATCGCACTGTTTCCACATTTGAGGAGATCACCAAGGATACGCCGGAGCGTTCACTTGTCCAGATCTTGAAGAAGAGTGGCGGAAGGAACAATAAGGGCCGGGTGACAGCCTTTCAGCGCGGCGGCGGTCATAAGCGTTTCTACAGAATCATAGATTTCAAGCGTGACAAGTACGATATTCCCGCTCGAGTGGCGGCTATCGAGTACGATCCTAATCGCACGTGCAGAATTGCTCTGCTGCATTATGCAGACGGTGAGAAGCGATACATTCTCGCCCCGCTCGGACTGAACGTCGATGATGAGATTTCTTCCGGCGAGAACGTCGAGATCAAAACCGGCAACGCCACCAGGCTCAGCAGGATGCCGCTTGGAACCACCGTACACAACGTCGAGCTATTCCCGGGGCGCGGTGGCAAGATTGCTCGTTCTGCCGGGTGCCTTGTGCAACTGGCGGCCAAAGAAGGCAATCATGCTCACATTAAGCTTCCGTCCGGAGAGGTGCGACTCGTCAGGTTAGACTGTTTCGCAACTATCGGCCAGGTCGGCAATGTAGATCATGAGAGTATTGTATGGGGCAAGGCTGGCAGGTCCCGCTGGGCGGGACGTCGCCCGAGTGTGAGAGGTGTCGCAATGAACCCGGTAGATCATCCAATGGGGGGCGGAGAAGGGCGATCGTCGGGTGGAAGGCATCCATGCACACCGTGGGGAAAGCCGACCAAGGGTTACAAGACGAGGCGGAGAAAAGCATCCGACAAGCTGATCGTCAAGCGTCGGAAGTGA
- a CDS encoding 50S ribosomal protein L23: MRSAHSIVKSHIATEKSHIMRDQQNCYVFEVESGANKIAVRRAIEELFNVKVKDVTTMNVRGKMKRLGRFVGKKPNWKKAIVTLAKGEAISQLENI, encoded by the coding sequence ATGAGATCGGCGCATTCAATAGTCAAGTCTCACATTGCGACGGAGAAGTCGCACATAATGCGTGACCAGCAGAATTGTTACGTATTCGAAGTCGAGTCAGGTGCAAACAAGATAGCCGTTCGGCGCGCAATTGAAGAGTTATTTAATGTTAAAGTAAAGGATGTTACGACGATGAACGTCCGCGGCAAAATGAAACGCCTCGGTAGATTCGTCGGAAAGAAGCCAAACTGGAAGAAGGCGATTGTCACCTTAGCCAAAGGTGAAGCGATTTCCCAGCTAGAGAATATCTGA
- the rplD gene encoding 50S ribosomal protein L4, producing the protein MEMVKAKVYNSSGGSTGEMELDSGLFDFDPKKYQVHQYVKTYLSNQRQGTHSTKTRAEVRGGGAKPWRQKGTGRARSGSNRSPVWEGGGTVFGPKPRSYYSNVPKRIKRNALLSMFSERVSEERLLIVQLPELDKPNTKTVFEFLQAIEVTGKRILILDENKDSLVPTSCRNIPKVEYKRACLVNAYDLAWAEYVLVTEGGMQSIKEVFAK; encoded by the coding sequence ATGGAAATGGTAAAGGCGAAAGTCTATAACAGCAGTGGCGGTTCTACCGGTGAGATGGAACTCGATTCCGGATTGTTCGATTTTGATCCGAAGAAATATCAGGTACACCAATATGTGAAGACGTACCTGTCGAATCAGCGTCAAGGAACGCATTCGACCAAGACGCGTGCTGAGGTCCGGGGCGGCGGTGCGAAACCGTGGCGTCAAAAAGGCACTGGACGGGCACGGTCTGGTTCGAACAGATCCCCGGTTTGGGAAGGCGGCGGAACTGTCTTTGGCCCGAAGCCGAGGAGTTACTATTCGAATGTGCCAAAGAGAATCAAGAGAAACGCACTTCTTTCGATGTTCTCGGAGAGAGTATCGGAAGAAAGGCTTCTAATTGTGCAGTTGCCTGAACTCGACAAGCCGAACACAAAGACTGTGTTTGAGTTCTTGCAGGCTATTGAAGTGACCGGCAAGCGCATCCTGATTTTGGATGAAAACAAGGATAGCCTGGTGCCGACGTCCTGCAGGAACATTCCTAAGGTTGAGTACAAGCGAGCTTGTCTCGTGAATGCATACGATCTGGCCTGGGCGGAGTATGTGCTTGTGACCGAAGGCGGGATGCAGTCGATCAAGGAGGTATTTGCCAAATGA
- the rplC gene encoding 50S ribosomal protein L3, protein MNMLYGRKIGMTQIFLEDGTAVPVTVIEAGPCAVVQIKTDENEGYKAVQLGFEDIRESLVNRPMKGHFAHSKTGPKRFLREVRVDDLEGIELGTEFRVDQFQVGERVDVTGTSKGLGFMGTVRRYGFRGGPKTHGQSDRLRAPGSIGQSSYPSRVFKGTRMSGKTGRDRVTLKNLVVAKIDLDNNLICVRGAVPGKNRSLVQIRKSR, encoded by the coding sequence ATGAATATGCTCTATGGAAGAAAAATCGGAATGACTCAGATATTCCTTGAAGATGGAACCGCTGTGCCGGTGACCGTAATCGAGGCGGGGCCCTGTGCAGTAGTACAGATCAAGACCGATGAGAACGAGGGATACAAGGCTGTTCAGCTCGGTTTCGAGGATATTCGCGAGTCTCTTGTCAATAGGCCTATGAAAGGTCATTTCGCGCACTCCAAGACGGGGCCTAAGAGGTTCCTGAGGGAAGTGCGTGTAGATGATCTGGAAGGAATCGAACTCGGCACTGAGTTCCGAGTTGATCAGTTCCAGGTCGGAGAACGAGTTGACGTGACTGGTACGTCGAAGGGGCTCGGGTTTATGGGCACGGTCAGACGATACGGTTTCAGAGGTGGTCCGAAGACTCACGGTCAGTCTGATCGCTTGCGCGCGCCTGGTTCAATAGGTCAGAGTTCATATCCGTCACGCGTATTCAAAGGAACGCGCATGTCCGGAAAGACGGGACGTGACAGGGTGACCTTAAAGAATCTCGTGGTTGCCAAGATCGATCTGGACAATAATTTGATCTGCGTAAGAGGTGCGGTGCCGGGTAAGAATCGATCGCTGGTACAAATCAGGAAAAGCAGGTAA
- the rpsJ gene encoding 30S ribosomal protein S10 translates to MAVEQKMQKIRIRLKAYDHHSLDKSTREIARTVLRTGARLVGPIPLPTRRSVYTVLRSPHVDKKSREQFETRIHKRLIDIYESTPQTVDALMKLDLPAGVDVEIKV, encoded by the coding sequence ATGGCAGTTGAGCAGAAGATGCAGAAGATAAGGATTCGGTTGAAAGCATATGACCATCACTCGCTGGACAAATCCACGCGAGAGATCGCTCGTACGGTTCTCCGCACAGGAGCACGATTGGTGGGGCCGATACCTCTGCCGACCAGAAGGTCCGTTTACACTGTGCTGCGCTCTCCGCATGTAGACAAGAAGTCCCGCGAACAGTTTGAAACGCGAATTCACAAGCGTCTCATTGACATTTATGAATCTACACCGCAGACGGTCGATGCTCTGATGAAGCTTGACCTCCCGGCCGGTGTTGATGTGGAAATAAAGGTTTAA
- the tuf gene encoding elongation factor Tu, translated as MAKEKFKRTKPHVNVGTIGHVDHGKTTLTAAITMILSRSGLSAIRSFDSIDNAPEERERGITIATAHVEYETKNRHYAHVDCPGHADYIKNMITGAAQMDGAILVVSAADGPMPQTREHILLARQVGVPFIIVYMNKVDQVDDPELLDLVELEVRDLLSAYEFPGDDIPVIRGSALEAMTQASNPDVKDDPAFKSVYELMEACDTYIPEPQRDKDKPFLMPVEDVFSITGRGTVATGRIERGTINTGTEVELVGFRDTRKTVVTGIEMFRKILDSGEAGDNVGLLLRGVDKDEIERGQVVAKVGSITPHKKFNGEVYVLKKEEGGRHTPFFNGYRPQFYLRTTDVTGSIKLPDGVEMVMPGDNITMEVELHTAVAMEKELRFAIREGGRTVGAGVVTEILE; from the coding sequence ATGGCTAAGGAAAAATTTAAGAGGACGAAGCCGCATGTCAACGTCGGGACGATAGGTCATGTAGATCACGGCAAGACGACGTTGACGGCAGCGATCACGATGATTTTATCGCGTTCTGGATTGAGTGCGATCCGATCATTTGATTCGATTGACAATGCACCGGAGGAGCGTGAGCGTGGAATCACGATTGCGACGGCGCATGTTGAGTACGAGACGAAGAATCGTCATTATGCGCATGTAGACTGTCCGGGACATGCTGATTACATCAAGAACATGATCACGGGAGCAGCACAGATGGATGGAGCGATACTTGTAGTATCTGCTGCTGACGGTCCGATGCCACAGACGCGTGAGCACATTCTTTTGGCTCGTCAGGTAGGGGTGCCATTCATCATCGTATACATGAACAAGGTAGATCAGGTAGATGATCCGGAGCTTTTGGATTTAGTGGAGCTTGAGGTACGGGACTTATTGTCGGCGTATGAATTTCCTGGTGATGACATTCCTGTGATCCGTGGCAGTGCTTTGGAGGCAATGACACAGGCGTCGAATCCTGATGTGAAGGACGATCCTGCATTCAAGAGCGTATACGAGCTTATGGAGGCATGCGACACTTATATACCGGAGCCCCAGCGGGACAAGGACAAGCCATTCTTGATGCCGGTTGAGGACGTATTTTCGATAACGGGCCGTGGTACGGTAGCGACGGGTCGTATAGAGCGCGGGACGATCAACACAGGTACGGAAGTAGAGTTAGTCGGATTCCGTGACACACGCAAGACGGTAGTGACCGGTATAGAGATGTTCCGTAAGATACTTGATTCGGGAGAAGCTGGCGACAACGTTGGATTACTTCTTCGTGGAGTTGACAAGGACGAGATCGAGCGTGGTCAGGTAGTGGCGAAAGTCGGCAGCATCACACCTCACAAGAAGTTCAACGGAGAGGTTTACGTGCTGAAGAAGGAGGAGGGTGGCCGTCACACGCCGTTTTTCAACGGTTACCGCCCACAGTTTTATCTTCGTACGACAGATGTAACAGGTTCGATCAAGTTACCTGACGGCGTAGAGATGGTAATGCCTGGTGACAATATCACGATGGAAGTGGAGCTTCACACAGCAGTAGCGATGGAGAAAGAGCTTCGTTTCGCTATCCGCGAAGGCGGTCGTACCGTCGGAGCCGGTGTCGTAACGGAGATTCTGGAGTAA
- the fusA gene encoding elongation factor G: MTLKTNIKMVRNIGIIAHIDAGKTTTTERILFYSGRTHRIGEVDDGAATMDWMEQEKERGITITSAATTCFWNNITINIIDTPGHVDFTAEVERSLRVLDGAIGVFCAVGGVEPQSETVWRQADQYHIPRMAFINKMDRIGASFDRTVDMMRKKLKANVLVLALPKGEGSGFEGIVDVLDMTYRLYDEESLGAEFDTAPIPEDMIDSARSYHEKLLDTLSNFDDGIMEKLLEDQDVSVSEIKQALRKATIACKVIPVLCGSAFKNKGVQLLMDAITDYLPSPADLPPIRGVNPKSEKEEIRKPDDSEPFSALAFKIMSDPYVGRLTYFRVYSGTVNAGSTVINVSTGKKERIGRILAMHANKCEDLRTASAGDIVAAVGLRFTATGSTLTDLKHPILLEQIVFPEPVIWVAIEPRTKADQDKLAVALQRLADEDPTFEVRIDEDTGQTVIAGMGELHLEVLVNRLTREFSVQANIGKPQVAYKETITDVGEAEAKFIKQLGGRGQYGHVLMRFRPTVDGSDFAFVNVSSVDQIPVEFVTAVERGVRDAMQSGVLAGYPTIGVEAMLLSGSFHEVDSSDLAFKIAASMAYQEGARKAKPRLLEPFMNVEVVSPDEHVGEIMSDLKTRRGKIRGVDHRADAQVVSAEVPLSEMFGYATRVRSLSQGRAVYTMEFSRYDQAKQAASGRAVTT, translated from the coding sequence ATGACACTTAAGACGAACATAAAGATGGTCCGCAATATCGGTATCATTGCACATATAGATGCCGGTAAGACTACTACTACTGAGCGAATTCTGTTCTACAGCGGCAGGACTCACCGCATTGGAGAGGTTGATGACGGTGCTGCGACCATGGACTGGATGGAACAGGAAAAAGAGCGTGGCATTACGATCACGTCAGCCGCGACAACATGCTTCTGGAACAACATCACAATCAACATAATTGACACACCGGGGCATGTCGATTTTACTGCTGAAGTCGAGCGGTCACTCAGAGTGCTCGACGGTGCAATCGGTGTGTTTTGTGCGGTGGGAGGCGTTGAGCCTCAGTCGGAGACTGTCTGGAGGCAGGCTGACCAGTATCACATCCCCAGGATGGCCTTCATTAACAAGATGGACCGTATCGGGGCGTCGTTCGATCGCACAGTGGATATGATGCGCAAGAAGTTGAAAGCAAATGTGCTTGTGCTGGCTCTGCCCAAAGGAGAGGGGTCTGGATTCGAAGGGATAGTCGATGTGCTGGACATGACCTATAGACTGTACGATGAAGAGAGCCTTGGAGCAGAATTCGATACCGCCCCTATCCCTGAGGACATGATCGATTCGGCAAGGAGCTATCATGAAAAACTTCTTGATACGCTGAGCAATTTCGATGACGGCATAATGGAAAAGCTGCTTGAAGATCAGGATGTTTCTGTCTCTGAGATAAAGCAGGCACTCAGAAAAGCTACCATTGCCTGCAAAGTCATTCCGGTTCTGTGTGGGTCGGCGTTCAAAAACAAAGGTGTTCAGCTCCTAATGGATGCCATAACCGACTATTTGCCATCGCCCGCTGATCTTCCGCCGATCAGAGGAGTTAATCCGAAGAGTGAGAAGGAAGAGATCAGGAAGCCGGATGACAGCGAGCCCTTCTCCGCACTGGCTTTTAAGATAATGTCTGACCCCTACGTTGGTCGATTGACTTATTTTCGAGTTTATTCCGGGACGGTCAACGCTGGTAGCACTGTGATCAATGTCAGCACAGGCAAGAAGGAGAGGATTGGGCGGATTCTAGCTATGCATGCCAACAAGTGTGAAGACCTGCGAACGGCCTCTGCCGGGGATATTGTTGCTGCCGTTGGATTGCGATTTACGGCGACAGGAAGTACGCTGACAGATCTGAAGCATCCTATTCTGTTGGAACAGATTGTCTTCCCTGAGCCGGTTATCTGGGTGGCGATAGAGCCACGCACAAAGGCGGATCAGGACAAGCTTGCCGTCGCGCTGCAGCGTCTTGCCGATGAAGATCCTACGTTCGAAGTGAGAATTGACGAAGATACTGGGCAGACTGTAATTGCCGGCATGGGTGAACTCCATCTCGAGGTCCTTGTCAATCGGCTAACTCGGGAGTTTTCGGTTCAAGCCAATATAGGCAAACCGCAGGTGGCATACAAAGAGACTATCACCGATGTCGGTGAGGCTGAGGCGAAATTCATCAAGCAGTTGGGGGGACGGGGCCAGTATGGCCATGTATTGATGCGCTTTCGGCCGACTGTGGACGGATCCGACTTTGCCTTTGTGAATGTATCGAGTGTTGATCAGATTCCGGTCGAATTCGTTACCGCTGTCGAGAGAGGAGTCCGAGATGCCATGCAATCAGGCGTCCTTGCGGGGTATCCTACTATCGGAGTCGAAGCTATGCTGCTCTCCGGTTCGTTCCACGAGGTGGACTCGTCTGATTTGGCTTTCAAGATTGCCGCGTCCATGGCCTATCAGGAGGGTGCGCGTAAGGCGAAGCCCCGTCTGCTCGAGCCATTCATGAACGTAGAGGTTGTATCCCCCGATGAGCATGTGGGTGAGATCATGAGCGATCTCAAAACACGACGCGGCAAGATTAGGGGTGTTGATCACCGTGCGGATGCGCAGGTGGTCAGCGCTGAAGTTCCGCTGTCGGAGATGTTTGGATACGCCACCAGAGTGAGATCTCTTTCGCAAGGGCGGGCAGTGTATACGATGGAGTTTTCGCGCTACGATCAGGCAAAGCAGGCCGCATCCGGTAGAGCTGTAACAACATGA
- the rpsG gene encoding 30S ribosomal protein S7 yields the protein MARRKKIQKRQRPPDSVYGDTMVTYFIHNLMMEGRKSTAERLFYDALEIVEQKTNQKGLDIFHKALSNVKPVLEVKSRRVGGATYQVPIEVRPNRRNALAIRWLIGYSRSRSEHSMAEKLAGEFMAAAKNEGASIKKREDTHRMAEANKAFAHFRW from the coding sequence ATGGCTAGACGAAAAAAAATTCAGAAGAGACAGAGGCCGCCGGACTCCGTGTATGGAGATACAATGGTGACCTATTTTATTCATAACCTGATGATGGAAGGCAGAAAATCCACAGCCGAAAGGCTCTTCTATGATGCCTTAGAGATTGTCGAGCAGAAGACAAATCAGAAAGGTCTGGATATCTTCCACAAGGCCTTGAGTAACGTCAAGCCGGTTCTTGAGGTGAAGTCACGCCGCGTCGGCGGTGCGACATACCAGGTTCCGATCGAAGTTCGGCCGAATCGCCGCAATGCGCTCGCAATCAGATGGCTGATCGGCTACTCTCGCAGTCGTAGCGAGCATTCGATGGCTGAAAAGCTTGCGGGCGAGTTTATGGCGGCAGCGAAGAATGAAGGCGCTTCAATAAAGAAGAGAGAGGATACGCATCGCATGGCGGAGGCTAACAAGGCCTTTGCGCATTTCAGATGGTAG
- the rpsL gene encoding 30S ribosomal protein S12 yields MPTVNQLIRFGRKRIIEKTNTPAMKSCPQKRGVCTRVYTSTPKKPNSALRKVARVRLTNGIEVTAYIPGEGHNLQEHSIVMIRGGRVKDLPGVRYHIIRGTMDASGVDDRNKSRSKYGTKKPKK; encoded by the coding sequence TTGCCGACAGTTAACCAGTTGATCAGATTCGGACGAAAGCGGATTATCGAGAAGACTAATACTCCTGCGATGAAAAGCTGTCCGCAGAAAAGAGGAGTCTGCACGCGAGTATACACATCGACTCCGAAGAAGCCAAATTCGGCTCTTCGAAAGGTCGCGCGAGTCAGGCTCACAAACGGTATTGAAGTAACGGCTTACATTCCGGGAGAAGGTCATAATCTGCAGGAGCATTCGATTGTAATGATCCGCGGAGGCCGAGTCAAAGATCTGCCTGGAGTGCGGTACCATATCATTCGCGGCACAATGGATGCCTCGGGCGTAGATGACCGCAACAAGAGCCGTTCGAAGTACGGAACCAAGAAACCTAAGAAGTAG